From a region of the Zerene cesonia ecotype Mississippi chromosome 11, Zerene_cesonia_1.1, whole genome shotgun sequence genome:
- the LOC119830139 gene encoding uncharacterized protein LOC119830139 isoform X1, translated as MDINAEVSAQLSLIDALLSDFDKTITPSPDKKNEKKEEETQNAMPDSTTNTEKSNANPFHCGDDVLVPNKDGRYYLGTIVELSTSNDNDSCEVGTGVARCLVKFGDGTHAWAPVSTLKLLSAPPADDGRIMCVVCKRREGPASSPATNAIIACDMCGRGYHAKCHTPPVEAWISGASWHCKRCVDQRYRVAAAENRALKRSDLFRFKGGQQRRQQQELIPPCDTASTTSSAASDTGKDLGEGHCYCDEKSDWLAQMLLCCRCARWFHQRCVSSLQYPLYAGDKLYIFACANCNGGEEFLRRLELCWLDLAHLALYNLTQYNAPNYFDLDTVIMPYIMDNWHALQLPEKMWRTPVNERREKILTALTSSRKRFKCGREMKKRATIWGLRLRRPPPPPMQLSALEQVKKGVPLTDEMVREYAPKLRFLPRLPSPQNVTSLDDCSLPSSSNNEKSSYKNNQHMIVPVDGHWLNLMMGKRFHENLSSNSENDSISSYESVKTCERDDQPSPPICTSTETKSDTKDDNLEKMSEINESESNEAKSTCEEQPLPSLDTSLAPCPVKLDKISKDISDDINEDKSDSCTININSHSTRIATMNLEVSKLSTKNIIEHSKIMSLQHMDRIPPYSGSLVHEVESSGDETSSRGTLDAIIPPLKDFQGKNNPFLMQNSYSSKTPFASNMNVYNRQNGKLSQYHSRFSLPNQLNPLFGPVVRPMKRKLSEKDIVIGPNGEVKRRKYRRPKKHLQLQLNKSCPLPDDISKTVVTPTDNGDVAPPTAHNLSNVNFHGRRLRQRQEKNYYENARRNTSNSANSINSVKSLQLSPHKEAAAGTEVRAQQLSALKSSVQSYFRAGQTFRVLARRLAPGLQPAYLIEWDSNTS; from the exons ATGGACATAAATGCCG agGTTTCAGCACAGTTATCGCTTATAGACGCCTTGTTGAGCGACTTTGACAAAACAATAACGCCAAGTCCAGATAAAAAGAATGagaaaaaagaagaagaaacaCAGAATGCAATGCCAGACTCTACAACCAACACGGAAAAGAGTAATGCCAATCCATTCCACTGTGGTGATGATGTGCTTGTACCTAACAAAGATGGCAGATATTATTTAG GAACCATTGTAGAGCTGAGCACAAGTAACGACAATGACTCGTGCGAGGTGGGCACGGGCGTGGCGCGGTGCCTGGTCAAGTTCGGCGACGGCACGCACGCGTGGGCGCCGGTGTCGACGCTGAAGCTGCTGAGCGCGCCGCCGGCGGACGACGGCCGCATCATGTGCGTGGTGTGCAAGCGCCGCGAGGGGCCCGCCTCCAGCCCCGCGACCAACGCGATCATCGCGTGCGACATGTGCGGCCGGGGGTACCACGCCAAGTGCCACACGCCGCCCGTCGAGGCTTGGATCAGCG GAGCATCATGGCATTGCAAGCGATGCGTGGACCAACGATATCGCGTGGCGGCGGCGGAAAACAGAGCGTTGAAGCGGTCTGACCTGTTTCGGTTTAAGGGCGGCCAGCAGCGGCGGCAGCAGCAAGAACTCATCCCACCGTGTGAT ACTGCATCCACCACATCTTCAGCTGCATCGGATACCGGAAAGGATCTGGGTGAAGGCCATTGTTATTGCGACGAAAAAAGCGATTGGTTAGCACAG atgTTATTATGTTGTCGATGTGCCCGCTGGTTTCACCAAAGATGCGTTTCGAGTTTACAATATCCATTGTATGCAGGTGATAA ATTGTATATATTCGCATGTGCGAACTGCAACGGCGGGGAGGAGTTCCTGCGGCGGCTGGAGCTGTGCTGGCTGGATCTGGCTCACCTCGCCCTGTACAATCTCACACAGTACAACGCGCCCAACTACTTCGACCTGGATACCGTTATTATGCCCTACATTATGGACAATTGGCATGCTTTGCAACTGCCGGAAAAG ATGTGGCGAACTCCAGTAAACGAAAGAAGGGAAAAGATTTTAACAGCCTTGACATCGTCTCGGAAAAGATTCAAGTGCGGTAGAGAGATGAAGAAACGCGCAACTATATGGGGCCTGCGATTGCGTCGACCGCCGCCACCGCCCATGCAACTGTCGGCTTTGGAACAG gtgAAGAAAGGTGTGCCATTGACTGATGAAATGGTGCGAGAGTATGCTCCAAAGCTCCGATTTTTGCCCCGACTACCTTCTCCGCAGAATGTCACGTCTCTAGATGATtg TTCTCTACCCTCCAGTAGTAACAACGAAAAGAGttcctataaaaataatcaacataTGATAGTACCAGTAGATGGACATTGGCTAAACTTGATGATGGGAAAACGGTTTCACGAAAATCTTAGTTCAAATTCAGAAAATGACTCCATTAGTTCCTATGAATCTGTAAAAACTTGCGAACGAGACGACCAGCCCTCCCCACCTATTTGCACTTCAACGGAAACAAAATCCGACACCAAAGAtgataatttagaaaaaatgtCTGAAATAAATGAGTCTGAATCGAATGAGGCGAAGTCCACATGCGAAGAACAACCACTGCCATCCTTAGATACGTCATTAGCTCCATGTCCAgttaaattagataaaatatcCAAAGATATTAGTGATGACATTAATGAAGATAAAAGTGACTCctgtactataaatataaactctCACTCTACTAGAATAGCGACAATGAACCTCGAGGTGTCCAAGTTGTCGACGAAGAATATCATTGAACATTCCAAAATCATGTCACTCCAGCATATGGATCGCATACCGCCGTACAGCGGTAGTTTAGTCCATGAGGTAGAATCTTCGGGAGATGAAACGTCGAGTAGAGGCACATTAGATGCTATAATTCCGCCCTTAAAAGATTTCCAGGGCAAAAATAATccatttttaatgcaaaattcTTATTCGTCCAAGACGCCATTTGCATCTAATATGAATGTGTATAATAGACAAAACGGTAAATTAAGTCAATACCATTCACGATTCTCACTGCCCAATCAGTTGAATCCATTATTTGGACCAGTAGTAAGGCCGATGAAGCGAAAGTTAAGCGAAAAGGATATTGTTATAGGCCCCAACGGGGAGGTCAAGCGGAGAAAATATAGACGGcctaaaaaacatttacagcTACAG CTGAATAAATCATGTCCACTGCCAGACGATATATCAAAGACTGTCGTGACCCCGACCGACAACGGGGACGTCGCACCACCGACTGCGCATAACTTAAGCAACGTGAACTTTCACGGTAGAAGACTGAGACAGAGGCAAGAGAAGAATTACTACGAGAACGCGCGGCGGAACACGAGCAACAGCGCGAACAGCATCAACAGCGTGAAGAGCCTGCAGCTGAGTCCGCACAAGGAGGCGGCGGCCGGCACCGAGGTGCGCGCGCAGCAGCTGTCGGCGCTCAAGTCCAGCGTGCAGTCGTACTTCCGCGCGGGCCAGACCTTCCGCGTGCTCGCGCGCCGCCTCGCGCCCGGCCTGCAGCCCGCCTACCTCATCGAGTGGGACTCCAACACCTCATAG
- the LOC119830139 gene encoding uncharacterized protein LOC119830139 isoform X2: MDINAAQLSLIDALLSDFDKTITPSPDKKNEKKEEETQNAMPDSTTNTEKSNANPFHCGDDVLVPNKDGRYYLGTIVELSTSNDNDSCEVGTGVARCLVKFGDGTHAWAPVSTLKLLSAPPADDGRIMCVVCKRREGPASSPATNAIIACDMCGRGYHAKCHTPPVEAWISGASWHCKRCVDQRYRVAAAENRALKRSDLFRFKGGQQRRQQQELIPPCDTASTTSSAASDTGKDLGEGHCYCDEKSDWLAQMLLCCRCARWFHQRCVSSLQYPLYAGDKLYIFACANCNGGEEFLRRLELCWLDLAHLALYNLTQYNAPNYFDLDTVIMPYIMDNWHALQLPEKMWRTPVNERREKILTALTSSRKRFKCGREMKKRATIWGLRLRRPPPPPMQLSALEQVKKGVPLTDEMVREYAPKLRFLPRLPSPQNVTSLDDCSLPSSSNNEKSSYKNNQHMIVPVDGHWLNLMMGKRFHENLSSNSENDSISSYESVKTCERDDQPSPPICTSTETKSDTKDDNLEKMSEINESESNEAKSTCEEQPLPSLDTSLAPCPVKLDKISKDISDDINEDKSDSCTININSHSTRIATMNLEVSKLSTKNIIEHSKIMSLQHMDRIPPYSGSLVHEVESSGDETSSRGTLDAIIPPLKDFQGKNNPFLMQNSYSSKTPFASNMNVYNRQNGKLSQYHSRFSLPNQLNPLFGPVVRPMKRKLSEKDIVIGPNGEVKRRKYRRPKKHLQLQLNKSCPLPDDISKTVVTPTDNGDVAPPTAHNLSNVNFHGRRLRQRQEKNYYENARRNTSNSANSINSVKSLQLSPHKEAAAGTEVRAQQLSALKSSVQSYFRAGQTFRVLARRLAPGLQPAYLIEWDSNTS; this comes from the exons ATGGACATAAATGCCG CACAGTTATCGCTTATAGACGCCTTGTTGAGCGACTTTGACAAAACAATAACGCCAAGTCCAGATAAAAAGAATGagaaaaaagaagaagaaacaCAGAATGCAATGCCAGACTCTACAACCAACACGGAAAAGAGTAATGCCAATCCATTCCACTGTGGTGATGATGTGCTTGTACCTAACAAAGATGGCAGATATTATTTAG GAACCATTGTAGAGCTGAGCACAAGTAACGACAATGACTCGTGCGAGGTGGGCACGGGCGTGGCGCGGTGCCTGGTCAAGTTCGGCGACGGCACGCACGCGTGGGCGCCGGTGTCGACGCTGAAGCTGCTGAGCGCGCCGCCGGCGGACGACGGCCGCATCATGTGCGTGGTGTGCAAGCGCCGCGAGGGGCCCGCCTCCAGCCCCGCGACCAACGCGATCATCGCGTGCGACATGTGCGGCCGGGGGTACCACGCCAAGTGCCACACGCCGCCCGTCGAGGCTTGGATCAGCG GAGCATCATGGCATTGCAAGCGATGCGTGGACCAACGATATCGCGTGGCGGCGGCGGAAAACAGAGCGTTGAAGCGGTCTGACCTGTTTCGGTTTAAGGGCGGCCAGCAGCGGCGGCAGCAGCAAGAACTCATCCCACCGTGTGAT ACTGCATCCACCACATCTTCAGCTGCATCGGATACCGGAAAGGATCTGGGTGAAGGCCATTGTTATTGCGACGAAAAAAGCGATTGGTTAGCACAG atgTTATTATGTTGTCGATGTGCCCGCTGGTTTCACCAAAGATGCGTTTCGAGTTTACAATATCCATTGTATGCAGGTGATAA ATTGTATATATTCGCATGTGCGAACTGCAACGGCGGGGAGGAGTTCCTGCGGCGGCTGGAGCTGTGCTGGCTGGATCTGGCTCACCTCGCCCTGTACAATCTCACACAGTACAACGCGCCCAACTACTTCGACCTGGATACCGTTATTATGCCCTACATTATGGACAATTGGCATGCTTTGCAACTGCCGGAAAAG ATGTGGCGAACTCCAGTAAACGAAAGAAGGGAAAAGATTTTAACAGCCTTGACATCGTCTCGGAAAAGATTCAAGTGCGGTAGAGAGATGAAGAAACGCGCAACTATATGGGGCCTGCGATTGCGTCGACCGCCGCCACCGCCCATGCAACTGTCGGCTTTGGAACAG gtgAAGAAAGGTGTGCCATTGACTGATGAAATGGTGCGAGAGTATGCTCCAAAGCTCCGATTTTTGCCCCGACTACCTTCTCCGCAGAATGTCACGTCTCTAGATGATtg TTCTCTACCCTCCAGTAGTAACAACGAAAAGAGttcctataaaaataatcaacataTGATAGTACCAGTAGATGGACATTGGCTAAACTTGATGATGGGAAAACGGTTTCACGAAAATCTTAGTTCAAATTCAGAAAATGACTCCATTAGTTCCTATGAATCTGTAAAAACTTGCGAACGAGACGACCAGCCCTCCCCACCTATTTGCACTTCAACGGAAACAAAATCCGACACCAAAGAtgataatttagaaaaaatgtCTGAAATAAATGAGTCTGAATCGAATGAGGCGAAGTCCACATGCGAAGAACAACCACTGCCATCCTTAGATACGTCATTAGCTCCATGTCCAgttaaattagataaaatatcCAAAGATATTAGTGATGACATTAATGAAGATAAAAGTGACTCctgtactataaatataaactctCACTCTACTAGAATAGCGACAATGAACCTCGAGGTGTCCAAGTTGTCGACGAAGAATATCATTGAACATTCCAAAATCATGTCACTCCAGCATATGGATCGCATACCGCCGTACAGCGGTAGTTTAGTCCATGAGGTAGAATCTTCGGGAGATGAAACGTCGAGTAGAGGCACATTAGATGCTATAATTCCGCCCTTAAAAGATTTCCAGGGCAAAAATAATccatttttaatgcaaaattcTTATTCGTCCAAGACGCCATTTGCATCTAATATGAATGTGTATAATAGACAAAACGGTAAATTAAGTCAATACCATTCACGATTCTCACTGCCCAATCAGTTGAATCCATTATTTGGACCAGTAGTAAGGCCGATGAAGCGAAAGTTAAGCGAAAAGGATATTGTTATAGGCCCCAACGGGGAGGTCAAGCGGAGAAAATATAGACGGcctaaaaaacatttacagcTACAG CTGAATAAATCATGTCCACTGCCAGACGATATATCAAAGACTGTCGTGACCCCGACCGACAACGGGGACGTCGCACCACCGACTGCGCATAACTTAAGCAACGTGAACTTTCACGGTAGAAGACTGAGACAGAGGCAAGAGAAGAATTACTACGAGAACGCGCGGCGGAACACGAGCAACAGCGCGAACAGCATCAACAGCGTGAAGAGCCTGCAGCTGAGTCCGCACAAGGAGGCGGCGGCCGGCACCGAGGTGCGCGCGCAGCAGCTGTCGGCGCTCAAGTCCAGCGTGCAGTCGTACTTCCGCGCGGGCCAGACCTTCCGCGTGCTCGCGCGCCGCCTCGCGCCCGGCCTGCAGCCCGCCTACCTCATCGAGTGGGACTCCAACACCTCATAG
- the LOC119830139 gene encoding uncharacterized protein LOC119830139 isoform X3: MPLSLIDALLSDFDKTITPSPDKKNEKKEEETQNAMPDSTTNTEKSNANPFHCGDDVLVPNKDGRYYLGTIVELSTSNDNDSCEVGTGVARCLVKFGDGTHAWAPVSTLKLLSAPPADDGRIMCVVCKRREGPASSPATNAIIACDMCGRGYHAKCHTPPVEAWISGASWHCKRCVDQRYRVAAAENRALKRSDLFRFKGGQQRRQQQELIPPCDTASTTSSAASDTGKDLGEGHCYCDEKSDWLAQMLLCCRCARWFHQRCVSSLQYPLYAGDKLYIFACANCNGGEEFLRRLELCWLDLAHLALYNLTQYNAPNYFDLDTVIMPYIMDNWHALQLPEKMWRTPVNERREKILTALTSSRKRFKCGREMKKRATIWGLRLRRPPPPPMQLSALEQVKKGVPLTDEMVREYAPKLRFLPRLPSPQNVTSLDDCSLPSSSNNEKSSYKNNQHMIVPVDGHWLNLMMGKRFHENLSSNSENDSISSYESVKTCERDDQPSPPICTSTETKSDTKDDNLEKMSEINESESNEAKSTCEEQPLPSLDTSLAPCPVKLDKISKDISDDINEDKSDSCTININSHSTRIATMNLEVSKLSTKNIIEHSKIMSLQHMDRIPPYSGSLVHEVESSGDETSSRGTLDAIIPPLKDFQGKNNPFLMQNSYSSKTPFASNMNVYNRQNGKLSQYHSRFSLPNQLNPLFGPVVRPMKRKLSEKDIVIGPNGEVKRRKYRRPKKHLQLQLNKSCPLPDDISKTVVTPTDNGDVAPPTAHNLSNVNFHGRRLRQRQEKNYYENARRNTSNSANSINSVKSLQLSPHKEAAAGTEVRAQQLSALKSSVQSYFRAGQTFRVLARRLAPGLQPAYLIEWDSNTS; encoded by the exons ATGCCG TTATCGCTTATAGACGCCTTGTTGAGCGACTTTGACAAAACAATAACGCCAAGTCCAGATAAAAAGAATGagaaaaaagaagaagaaacaCAGAATGCAATGCCAGACTCTACAACCAACACGGAAAAGAGTAATGCCAATCCATTCCACTGTGGTGATGATGTGCTTGTACCTAACAAAGATGGCAGATATTATTTAG GAACCATTGTAGAGCTGAGCACAAGTAACGACAATGACTCGTGCGAGGTGGGCACGGGCGTGGCGCGGTGCCTGGTCAAGTTCGGCGACGGCACGCACGCGTGGGCGCCGGTGTCGACGCTGAAGCTGCTGAGCGCGCCGCCGGCGGACGACGGCCGCATCATGTGCGTGGTGTGCAAGCGCCGCGAGGGGCCCGCCTCCAGCCCCGCGACCAACGCGATCATCGCGTGCGACATGTGCGGCCGGGGGTACCACGCCAAGTGCCACACGCCGCCCGTCGAGGCTTGGATCAGCG GAGCATCATGGCATTGCAAGCGATGCGTGGACCAACGATATCGCGTGGCGGCGGCGGAAAACAGAGCGTTGAAGCGGTCTGACCTGTTTCGGTTTAAGGGCGGCCAGCAGCGGCGGCAGCAGCAAGAACTCATCCCACCGTGTGAT ACTGCATCCACCACATCTTCAGCTGCATCGGATACCGGAAAGGATCTGGGTGAAGGCCATTGTTATTGCGACGAAAAAAGCGATTGGTTAGCACAG atgTTATTATGTTGTCGATGTGCCCGCTGGTTTCACCAAAGATGCGTTTCGAGTTTACAATATCCATTGTATGCAGGTGATAA ATTGTATATATTCGCATGTGCGAACTGCAACGGCGGGGAGGAGTTCCTGCGGCGGCTGGAGCTGTGCTGGCTGGATCTGGCTCACCTCGCCCTGTACAATCTCACACAGTACAACGCGCCCAACTACTTCGACCTGGATACCGTTATTATGCCCTACATTATGGACAATTGGCATGCTTTGCAACTGCCGGAAAAG ATGTGGCGAACTCCAGTAAACGAAAGAAGGGAAAAGATTTTAACAGCCTTGACATCGTCTCGGAAAAGATTCAAGTGCGGTAGAGAGATGAAGAAACGCGCAACTATATGGGGCCTGCGATTGCGTCGACCGCCGCCACCGCCCATGCAACTGTCGGCTTTGGAACAG gtgAAGAAAGGTGTGCCATTGACTGATGAAATGGTGCGAGAGTATGCTCCAAAGCTCCGATTTTTGCCCCGACTACCTTCTCCGCAGAATGTCACGTCTCTAGATGATtg TTCTCTACCCTCCAGTAGTAACAACGAAAAGAGttcctataaaaataatcaacataTGATAGTACCAGTAGATGGACATTGGCTAAACTTGATGATGGGAAAACGGTTTCACGAAAATCTTAGTTCAAATTCAGAAAATGACTCCATTAGTTCCTATGAATCTGTAAAAACTTGCGAACGAGACGACCAGCCCTCCCCACCTATTTGCACTTCAACGGAAACAAAATCCGACACCAAAGAtgataatttagaaaaaatgtCTGAAATAAATGAGTCTGAATCGAATGAGGCGAAGTCCACATGCGAAGAACAACCACTGCCATCCTTAGATACGTCATTAGCTCCATGTCCAgttaaattagataaaatatcCAAAGATATTAGTGATGACATTAATGAAGATAAAAGTGACTCctgtactataaatataaactctCACTCTACTAGAATAGCGACAATGAACCTCGAGGTGTCCAAGTTGTCGACGAAGAATATCATTGAACATTCCAAAATCATGTCACTCCAGCATATGGATCGCATACCGCCGTACAGCGGTAGTTTAGTCCATGAGGTAGAATCTTCGGGAGATGAAACGTCGAGTAGAGGCACATTAGATGCTATAATTCCGCCCTTAAAAGATTTCCAGGGCAAAAATAATccatttttaatgcaaaattcTTATTCGTCCAAGACGCCATTTGCATCTAATATGAATGTGTATAATAGACAAAACGGTAAATTAAGTCAATACCATTCACGATTCTCACTGCCCAATCAGTTGAATCCATTATTTGGACCAGTAGTAAGGCCGATGAAGCGAAAGTTAAGCGAAAAGGATATTGTTATAGGCCCCAACGGGGAGGTCAAGCGGAGAAAATATAGACGGcctaaaaaacatttacagcTACAG CTGAATAAATCATGTCCACTGCCAGACGATATATCAAAGACTGTCGTGACCCCGACCGACAACGGGGACGTCGCACCACCGACTGCGCATAACTTAAGCAACGTGAACTTTCACGGTAGAAGACTGAGACAGAGGCAAGAGAAGAATTACTACGAGAACGCGCGGCGGAACACGAGCAACAGCGCGAACAGCATCAACAGCGTGAAGAGCCTGCAGCTGAGTCCGCACAAGGAGGCGGCGGCCGGCACCGAGGTGCGCGCGCAGCAGCTGTCGGCGCTCAAGTCCAGCGTGCAGTCGTACTTCCGCGCGGGCCAGACCTTCCGCGTGCTCGCGCGCCGCCTCGCGCCCGGCCTGCAGCCCGCCTACCTCATCGAGTGGGACTCCAACACCTCATAG